A genomic window from Xenorhabdus cabanillasii includes:
- a CDS encoding ogr/Delta-like zinc finger family protein: protein MIKCPLCGQSAHTRSSFEHSSQTKERYNQCQNINCGATFVSHETFVRFISKPGEVESVTPHPKAKTKRQPRQKAAAQAAAQAAAQAAVSQ, encoded by the coding sequence ATGATTAAGTGTCCTCTGTGTGGTCAGTCAGCGCATACTCGTAGCAGCTTCGAGCATTCCAGCCAAACAAAGGAGCGCTATAACCAATGCCAGAATATTAATTGTGGGGCAACGTTCGTCAGCCATGAAACGTTTGTGCGCTTTATCTCTAAGCCGGGTGAAGTTGAAAGTGTTACGCCACATCCAAAGGCAAAAACGAAAAGACAACCTCGCCAGAAAGCTGCTGCACAAGCTGCTGCACAAGCTGCTGCACAAGCTGCTGTAAGCCAATAA